A region of the Channa argus isolate prfri chromosome 14, Channa argus male v1.0, whole genome shotgun sequence genome:
TAAATGACTTCGTAAGGGACAAATTCACAGAAAAAGATGACTCTATTCCTTTGTTTGCTGAAATTCTGGCTGGTGGCTGTGTAAGTACTAGGTCCCAAATCCTTTTATATCTGCTATAAAAGCATACTagataagaaaaactgaagttGCAGTTGGGTTACCcattgaggttttttttttttttttttttttgccttcttgGTCGCTAAGGCCATAAAAAGAAGCTCAtgcatgcagtttttttcttttgtatttccaTTCTTTTAAATGACATTGCTAACACAACACTGCCAAACTAAATCACATCTACAAGGAAATTGGGTGCAGAATTATTGAAATGAAATAGTTTTGCTCACCCATAGGTAGATTGGTCCTGTACTCCTCcaagttttaatttaacttttaatactttCACAAATCCTGTATTCTTATCTCCATAAGAATAGGTGAGCCCCCAGCACTCACCcccaaataaatgtataaacaagCTCCTTTTCCCCCTGTTTATCCAGGCCGGAGGCTCTCAGGTGATCTTTACCAATCCTCTCGAGATTGTGAAGATTCGCCTGCAGGTGGCAGGAGAGATTACCACTGGGCCTCGAGTCAGTGCACTCACCGTGGTTCGTGACCTTGGTTTCTTCGGCCTCTACAAGGTAAGATGTCTTTGAATGCACCATGTTTAATTTAATGGCAATCGGTCTGCTTGgcatttatgcacattttctttgtgtctcaCACATCTGTTCATTGTATGTCTGTCTAGGGTGCTAAAGCTTGTTTCCTGAGAGACATCCCCTTCTCAGCCATCTACTTCCCTGTGTACGCCCACATCAAGACCCAACTAGCCGATGAACAAGGCAGGCTGGGAGCGCTGCAGCTTCTCACTGCTGGAGCAATTGCAGGTAACATTAAATCATGAGCCAGGACAGCAAGAAGCAACCATTCACAACACAATCCAATGATGCCTCTGCTTGaaacacaactttaaaataGTTTCATTTAACCCTCAGTTATAGATAACCTGTTACTGGATTTGAACTTAAAGTATCTGAGTCTGTTACTCTGTATTTCCCAGGTATTCCTGCAGCCTCGCTTGTGACGCCTGCTGACGTCATCAAGACGCGTCTGCAAGTTGCAGCGAGAGCAGGACAGACCACTTATTCAGGAGTCACGGATTGCTTCAGGAAGATTTTGAGGGAGGAGGGGTTCAGAGCTTTGTGGAAGGGAGCTGGAGGTGCGTGTCTGTGTACTCTAACACTAACtacttgtttttgtatttaaacttCATTAAATTGTGTGTCTCCTTTCTTTCCAGCCCGTATGTGCCGATCCTCTCCTCAGTTTGGTGTGACACTGGTCACGTATGAGCTCTTACAGCGGTGGTTCTACATTGATTTTGGAGGACAGTAAGTTTATCTTGGATAAGGGAGGAGTTCAGTCACATTTTTACCAACATAGACAGCaataatattgttaaatttttttttttttttttaacttgtaacAGTATCATCCTTGTTTCACTTTGCTGATCATGTCAaactatttttttgtatttcatccaTTTAACAATGAGTTGAACTACATTCCAGTTGAAAGATGCTTAAATAATTGCTTGACTGACAACGTAACTGCAATATTTACACCAAAACAGTGTTCTGTGCTGGTTGTCATGTGTTATGATTTGCTACTGCACATTTCTGTCACAGCTttttagaaaagcatttttttttttttttttgcatatctCAAATCATCCCAGTTACTTCCAAATTTAACTTGAAAAATGTTAGGttacatgtttattatattgtaataatTCCCAaacaattttccttttttatatattattttaagaatGCCCTCGATTTTTTACAACTATCActcttccttttcattttctctctagTCGTCCAGCAGGATCGGAGCCCACACCCAAGTCTCGCATCTCCGAGCTTCCTCCCATCAATGCGGACCATGCTGGAGGTTACCGCCTGGCTGCAGCTACCTTTGCTGGAGTGGAGAACAAATTTGGCCTCCACCTTCCTAAATTTAAGTCCTCCGGTGTGGTTTCTATACATCACAGAGAGTCAACTACTGCCACGCCGGCCCCGGCCCCATAGAAGTCTGCATCCCTATATTATTTTGCCATCCCTGTCCTTCTCTACCAGCAGCCActtagatacacacacacacacacacacacacacacacacacacacacacactccacaaaTAAGGGCcataaacttaaaaacagacacCATCCCAAGGTTAGGCCCACTGGTTTCCAGTTGTAGAGGCAGAGAGGTGTCTGCAGCAATGGAAGTAGCAGAGCAGTTGGCAGTGGGACTAGAGTTGACTGTGTTGTATCTTTAGTGGCTGTGCACTCCTGGCATCTCCATCCATTGTTCTTCTCCTACATTTGTATAAAACAGAGCTTCAGGCACTCCTCATGAGTAGCTGACAtgatttttaattcagttttttgtcTAATACTCAGTTTGAGTAAGACGACTTTTATTGGATAGCTGacatagaaaatattagaatGGTCAGCACTGCCTCTTCACTCCCGATTGGTCCTCACTAATGATGCTAGTACTGTACATATTGTAAAACTTGCAGCGAAGAAAATGTTACAAGAAAAGGGTCACGTTCAGTCAGCATCGTTATACAGTTGCAGTAATGTTCTGGCAATGTGGCACATTGGGTCCTGGTCTCTGAGAATCACTCTTACTGATGTACAGAACATTTCAATTAAGTGGtttcttgatttaaaaaaaaaaaaaaatgaggagaGAATTAgctattaataaattaaatgtatctcAAATCtgtcattgtattttattgaaataaatcatccatattttaattttactagtatgttttgagttttattttcaatgGAAAAATCCAACAATTAGCTGAATTAAGAACCGTAACAGGAAAGAGTAAAGACATTTGTCATATCAAATGTGGTGGTTACAGTACACTTGAGCTCAATTTTTAAACTGAAGTATTTGAACCATTTAAATCAGCCTGGATCATTGCATTATGGAAGGAATGAAAATAGACTCgctaaagaaaataataaaaatcgtCACGTTCTGTGGTAGAAATTTGGTTGCTAAACTTAGCTCTACAGCTTCATTTAGAATTTAGTTTATCTTGAGCCTAAAGGTGGTAAGTGAGGATTTTCTACTACTCATTACACAGGTACAGAGTATAAAACAATCTTTGATACAGAAAAAGGAACTAACTGTAGTGGTGTCAATAGAATCAAGGCAGTGTAATTTTGCCTTGTTATAGGGCCTAGTGCTAATTTTTAGTAATGTACTACTCAGGCTTCTAGTAGCAGCAATTTTAAGATgatacacaaaatatttaaataagtgCAACCACTcgaataaatattaaatattgtagTGGTTAAAATGTAATGACACTTCTGCACAGGCCAGAGGTTCTATGTGCAGGCACAGAAGTAATCTAATTCAAGTGCTGTTTAGAGAAGAGATTTTGATGCAGTGTGTCAGAATTATGATTATCACTATGTCAGCCATGTGCAGAAATGTgtacagaaaatattaaaatatgtaaaaacactAAAGTGGTAATTAAAAGGTGCAAGTACAAAggtttgcatatttaaaaaagggcTGAGCTTGTTGAGGCCTCAGGAGATGAGCAGTTTCTGGTGCCCTGAGGATATAATCTAAGCAAGTGGTCAATCACATCTATGCTAAAAACACATCccagttttcctttttcattttaactatAAACCCCTTAACTGTGCTTCCTACTGCTACACATGACTGTCATTAAGGTACATTTAAACTCCTGTAGCCACATTTAAAAGCATATAAagccaaaaaatgtaaatgatcttCTATCCTTTTCAGGTCTGCACATCTCCTTAGGCGTCTTTATGTTGTTGTACATGGAAAAACTGGAAGTCAGAGAGACATAAAACCTGCTCCTCTAGCAATGTAATGTAGTGTGCTATAGGTGCTTTACGAACTGGAGACCAATGTATGAGAAGCTGTCAGTATGGGAGTTTGTTACATCAGACGTTGGCAAGTTCCTCAGCTTCATCTCTGTTCTCATTGATCTCAGCCAACGTCCGGACAAAGCGTGTCCACTCATCGGCTTTGGGCACGCAGATTTGCTGCAGAAAGACAACAGCATGTGAGGCAAGGAGTTAAACAGAAAACTGATATGACAATAAATATAAGAATCCATTGAAGAAGGAATAATGTCTGACCTCCCCTACATCGTAGACCTGCACCTGACCCTCTGAGTCCCCAGTGGCAATCTCTTTCCCAGTGTGAGCCCATCTCACACGGTTTAATGCTGGAGACCCATCCACACACACGCTGGCAGTGGGAACCTAATAAACACATGTCAGCTTATAAAGAAGAAGGCATCTCAAGAGCGGCCCCATTGTAAACAtaccatttttaaaacataatggaaatgtttttgtcattttagttttataaatagCGCTTGTGCGTCCGTACTTCAGTGTCATTGTTCAGGTTCCACAGGTCCAGACGCCCAGCTAGGTCCACACAAGCAAACAAAGCAGGGTGAGTCGGAGACCACATCGCATCATAAACGTAATCACAACTGTCCTCGAATGAGTACAAAGGACGGGTACTCTGTAaagaacacaataaaaaaatagatgaCAAAGAAGCATAACTTACACTATAAAAGCTGGTGTTCAAGTATGTATGTCTCACCTTAGTACTCCAGAGTTTGACTGTCCAGTCAAAAGACGAGGAAATAAAGAGATGAGAGAAGTCAACCGGTCCACCAGCACTGTGACAACTCAACCCAGTTACCGGACCATGGTGGCCTTCAAACACTTCAGTGATACCTGCcttactgtaacacacacacataagacaGCTCTTATAACAActactttatacttttaaagTGGTTTCCAGCATTTTTTAAAGTCTCAGTTTTATTTACACATGTTGGTTAGGGGGCTGGGGGTGCGGACATTCCTTAGACATTTGTTGACATGGGAACTCACCTCCCATGGCGGCAGGCAGTATAGACAGAGCCATCCTCGCTCCCCACCACAAAGTTGTTGACATCACCAAGAGGAAAGGCCATGGAGGTGACAGCCACCGCCTTGCTCTGTTTGAACACCAGTTCCAGACTGTCCTTCATGggacagacacacagcttcagaCTCTGACAAACTAACAGATATGTATGACAGCAGGCCTGTGAATCATCCAGACAAATCTGAATTACCTGTGGTTGGGAAAGCATGTCAAGGCTCCAGGAACACATTTTGCCATCAGTGGAAATGCTTATCAGATTGTTAGCGTTCTGGGTTCCTACCATGTTCACACAGTAGACTGGGTGCTGTACGTAACAGAGGACAGTAACACACTTCAGCCACGTGTTAAGAGAAAAAGTAGGCAAAACAAGGCTGTAAGACTAccacagaaaaatgtgaatgttgatCTCAGAGGTTTGTGTGCAGACATACTGAAGGTGTGTGAGCTCCAGTGACTCACTGTGTGTGCGGCAGCAGACAGGGGGGTTCTCTGAACAGGGGTGCGCTTGTTGCTCCTGTTGTCCCATAAGACAATCTGTCCGGAGTACGTCCCACCCACCACCAGGTTGGGGTGAAACTTTGCAAACCCAGCGGACATCACCTCtgactggaaaaaaacaaaaccaatacaATTTAAAGCGATCTGCTTCTACTTTGATATTTCGTTGTATAAAGATAACAAATTATTGTAACGGCAATCAAAACGTTCAAAAAGAGAATCTCTTTATTCCATTGGTTTGCAGTTATTCCCTTACCTGACAGTGGAAGATGTACTCGGGAGTAGCCTTCTTGTACTTCATGTTCCAGACCAGTGCCACTCCATCAGGCTCATGGGGAGCATCCTCATTGTTGTTATAAGAGGCCACCAGCAGCTCTGGATACTGAGAGGAACACAGCAGTCATTAGATGCAGAGAAACAGCAGTAGCAAACAGGAGTATTTCAAGAGACAATACGAACTGATTCAACAGTGAGGAAACAGCCACAGCTGTTTCTGTGGCAGTCAGTGACAAACACATCCTACCTGGGGGGACCAGTCGAGACAGGTGACCACCCTGTTTTTAGTCCAGCGCTCATCTGCAAACTGTCTGTTCAGAACCAGCTTGGCACCTGCCTGCAAGTCACTGAAAAGGACAGGAAAAGTATCACTGTTCCTCTCCTGCATTTACATGCCGTCAAAAATCCATGGTGGAAAGTGGCTTATTCAGACTTCTTTGAGTCCCTTTGTGTTAGTTTAATTTTCTGGACTAAGAACTTATTATTCATCGCTCTGTTAAtaatctctcctttcattcagctgcTTGTTCCTGTCTACAGCATTGTGTTATGCACATGCACTGTTGAagaaagccaattagaaacGTGGTTAtgtgtatacatggcaaagaaatctgcATTGTCTGGGGGAAATCTACATGGGGAAATTGGGTTTCATGAATCCCCGTCCCCTATTTTGGAGACCAGCTTTCCCATTGACATTACAGTTAGCCAAATATAACCTTGTTACTTAAGTCCCTGTAAACACATTGAATCATTTATCTTCTTAAAGCCtttatacattatttttcttaacaTCTTCGCTCACCCCTCCTTATCCTCTAGATCTCTTCCACTGTAGTCGAAACAGACATCCACCTGCTCAGCAAGTGCTCTCTCTACAATCCTGCTCCCATGCTCGAAAAATGACAAGAACTCCTCGGAGTGCAGGACCTgcagcttttcttcttctgtcagcTCCTTGGGGGTTTCTGgtaatacaatatttaaagaggaaggggtcaccaacatggtgcctgTGGGCACCAGTTCACctgcaaggaccacatgagtcgcccacgggcctgttctaaaaaatagctcaccatagtgTCACTTGCTGTGATAATGAACATTTTCAGATTAAAATTTGCTCGATATATGTTAAACAAATCGGTTATGTTAAGCGTAAGGGAACTATTTAAACTATTTTGTTACATCATTGAGCACTACAGAGTTGATCTGCTACAGTTACTGTCAACCACAAATGAACAGCTAGACAATTATCAGCTACAGCTTACATGTTGCAAACTTCTGTCCTTACCCTCCTCCTGCTGGTCACCCTGTTCACCTTTGTCTTCCTGGGTGTCCTCTGTTGGAGGGGAAGCAGTtatctcctcatcctcttcctcatctgGAACATG
Encoded here:
- the LOC137098809 gene encoding cytoplasmic dynein 1 intermediate chain 2-like isoform X3; the protein is MDEIVLQMVLCKQNPGHCDLGRLGALELHFQSLPPKKSTAVDCSISSSIITLSSAITSFPAHRTQNWVLLLFVLSNLAGDNSMSDKSELKAELERKKQRIAQIREEKKRKEEEKKKKDGDSKRGMEVGGGHEDSDLERKRREAEALLQSVGITPDVSHAQPLRVVTEDTCLFHYLVPAPMSPSNKSVGSDAGSQDSGDGNAGPRRGAVRLGMSKVTQVDFVPKEMVSYSKETQTPTDALTRTNEKADEEEDEEITASPPTEDTQEDKGEQGDQQEEETPKELTEEEKLQVLHSEEFLSFFEHGSRIVERALAEQVDVCFDYSGRDLEDKEGDLQAGAKLVLNRQFADERWTKNRVVTCLDWSPQYPELLVASYNNNEDAPHEPDGVALVWNMKYKKATPEYIFHCQSEVMSAGFAKFHPNLVVGGTYSGQIVLWDNRSNKRTPVQRTPLSAAAHTHPVYCVNMVGTQNANNLISISTDGKMCSWSLDMLSQPQDSLELVFKQSKAVAVTSMAFPLGDVNNFVVGSEDGSVYTACRHGSKAGITEVFEGHHGPVTGLSCHSAGGPVDFSHLFISSSFDWTVKLWSTKSTRPLYSFEDSCDYVYDAMWSPTHPALFACVDLAGRLDLWNLNNDTEVPTASVCVDGSPALNRVRWAHTGKEIATGDSEGQVQVYDVGEQICVPKADEWTRFVRTLAEINENRDEAEELANV
- the LOC137098809 gene encoding dynein, cytoplasmic 1, intermediate chain 2a-like isoform X1, coding for MDEIVLQMVLCKQNPGHCDLGRLGALELHFQSLPPKKSTAVDCSISSSIITLSSAITSFPAHRTQNWVLLLFVLSNLAGDNSMSDKSELKAELERKKQRIAQIREEKKRKEEEKKKKDGDSKRGMEVGGGHEDSDLERKRREAEALLQSVGITPDVSHAQPLRVVTEDTCLFHYLVPAPMSPSNKSVGSDAGSQDSGDGNAGPRTLHWDPDPSTLQLHSDSELMGRGAVRLGMSKVTQVDFVPKEMVSYSKETQTPTDALTRTNEKADEEEDEEITASPPTEDTQEDKGEQGDQQEEETPKELTEEEKLQVLHSEEFLSFFEHGSRIVERALAEQVDVCFDYSGRDLEDKEGDLQAGAKLVLNRQFADERWTKNRVVTCLDWSPQYPELLVASYNNNEDAPHEPDGVALVWNMKYKKATPEYIFHCQSEVMSAGFAKFHPNLVVGGTYSGQIVLWDNRSNKRTPVQRTPLSAAAHTHPVYCVNMVGTQNANNLISISTDGKMCSWSLDMLSQPQDSLELVFKQSKAVAVTSMAFPLGDVNNFVVGSEDGSVYTACRHGSKAGITEVFEGHHGPVTGLSCHSAGGPVDFSHLFISSSFDWTVKLWSTKSTRPLYSFEDSCDYVYDAMWSPTHPALFACVDLAGRLDLWNLNNDTEVPTASVCVDGSPALNRVRWAHTGKEIATGDSEGQVQVYDVGEQICVPKADEWTRFVRTLAEINENRDEAEELANV
- the LOC137098809 gene encoding dynein, cytoplasmic 1, intermediate chain 2a-like isoform X2 — encoded protein: MDEIVLQMVLCKQNPGHCDLGRLGALELHFQSLPPKKSTAVDCSISSSIITLSSAITSFPAHRTQNWVLLLFVLSNLAGDNSMSDKSELKAELERKKQRIAQIREEKKRKEEEKKKKDGDSKRGMEVGGGHEDSDLERKRREAEALLQSVGITPDVSHVPAPMSPSNKSVGSDAGSQDSGDGNAGPRTLHWDPDPSTLQLHSDSELMGRGAVRLGMSKVTQVDFVPKEMVSYSKETQTPTDALTRTNEKADEEEDEEITASPPTEDTQEDKGEQGDQQEEETPKELTEEEKLQVLHSEEFLSFFEHGSRIVERALAEQVDVCFDYSGRDLEDKEGDLQAGAKLVLNRQFADERWTKNRVVTCLDWSPQYPELLVASYNNNEDAPHEPDGVALVWNMKYKKATPEYIFHCQSEVMSAGFAKFHPNLVVGGTYSGQIVLWDNRSNKRTPVQRTPLSAAAHTHPVYCVNMVGTQNANNLISISTDGKMCSWSLDMLSQPQDSLELVFKQSKAVAVTSMAFPLGDVNNFVVGSEDGSVYTACRHGSKAGITEVFEGHHGPVTGLSCHSAGGPVDFSHLFISSSFDWTVKLWSTKSTRPLYSFEDSCDYVYDAMWSPTHPALFACVDLAGRLDLWNLNNDTEVPTASVCVDGSPALNRVRWAHTGKEIATGDSEGQVQVYDVGEQICVPKADEWTRFVRTLAEINENRDEAEELANV
- the LOC137098809 gene encoding cytoplasmic dynein 1 intermediate chain 2-like isoform X4 — protein: MDEIVLQMVLCKQNPGHCDLGRLGALELHFQSLPPKKSTAVDCSISSSIITLSSAITSFPAHRTQNWVLLLFVLSNLAGDNSMSDKSELKAELERKKQRIAQIREEKKRKEEEKKKKDGDSKRGMEVGGGHEDSDLERKRREAEALLQSVGITPDVSHVPAPMSPSNKSVGSDAGSQDSGDGNAGPRRGAVRLGMSKVTQVDFVPKEMVSYSKETQTPTDALTRTNEKADEEEDEEITASPPTEDTQEDKGEQGDQQEEETPKELTEEEKLQVLHSEEFLSFFEHGSRIVERALAEQVDVCFDYSGRDLEDKEGDLQAGAKLVLNRQFADERWTKNRVVTCLDWSPQYPELLVASYNNNEDAPHEPDGVALVWNMKYKKATPEYIFHCQSEVMSAGFAKFHPNLVVGGTYSGQIVLWDNRSNKRTPVQRTPLSAAAHTHPVYCVNMVGTQNANNLISISTDGKMCSWSLDMLSQPQDSLELVFKQSKAVAVTSMAFPLGDVNNFVVGSEDGSVYTACRHGSKAGITEVFEGHHGPVTGLSCHSAGGPVDFSHLFISSSFDWTVKLWSTKSTRPLYSFEDSCDYVYDAMWSPTHPALFACVDLAGRLDLWNLNNDTEVPTASVCVDGSPALNRVRWAHTGKEIATGDSEGQVQVYDVGEQICVPKADEWTRFVRTLAEINENRDEAEELANV